From Pontibacter actiniarum, a single genomic window includes:
- the clpB gene encoding ATP-dependent chaperone ClpB, with protein sequence MNFNNYTIKAQEAIQKATEIAGGNQQQAIETGHILKAILETDENVTNFLLQKLNINGNILHSKLDEVVAAYPKVSGGSPYLANDAAAALQKATAYLKEFGDEYVAIEHMLLGLLAGRDKVAGLMKDVGFNEKDLKKAIKELRGGAKVTDQNAEAKYNSLKRYAKNLNELARAGKIDPVIGRDEEIRRVLQILSRRTKNNPVLLGEPGVGKTAIVEGLAQRMVSGDVPENLKNKTLMSLDMGLLVAGAKYKGEFEERLKAVIKEVTDAEGEIILFIDEIHTLIGAGAGGESAMDAANLLKPALARGELHAIGATTLKEYQKYIEKDKALERRFQAVMVDEPSVPDAISILRGIKDKYELHHGVRIKDDAIIASVELSNRYISDRFLPDKAIDLMDEAAAKLRIEIDSLPVELDELQRRIMQLEIEREAIRRENDKDKESVLSKEIADLSGKRDDLKAKWQNEKQIIEGIQKEKENIENYKLEAEQAERSGDYGRVAELRYGKIQEAEAKLKQLQEQVREMQGENPMLKEEVNAEDIAEVVAKWTGIPVSKMLQSDREKLLHLEQELGKRVAGQEEAIEAISDAVRRSRAGMQDPKRPIGSFIFLGTTGVGKTELAKALADYLFNDDNAMVRIDMSEYQERHAVSRLIGAPPGYVGYDEGGQLTEAIRRKPYSVVLLDEIEKAHPDVFNILLQVLDDGRLTDSKGRVVNFKNTIIIMTSNIGSHIIQSNFEKMTPLNHDEVIEQTKEEVFDLLKKSVRPEFLNRIDELVMFRPLSRGDIRKIVNIQFRHIQQRLEEAGIQLVATDEVLDYLGEQGFDPQFGARPLKRVIQRQVLNELSKEILSGKINKDSVVEAVLDGGKIRFNNIDVEIPTER encoded by the coding sequence ATGAACTTTAATAACTATACCATCAAAGCCCAGGAGGCCATCCAGAAGGCCACTGAGATAGCAGGCGGCAACCAGCAGCAGGCTATCGAGACCGGGCACATTTTAAAAGCTATTCTGGAGACCGACGAGAACGTAACCAATTTCCTGCTCCAGAAGCTGAACATCAACGGTAACATCCTGCACAGCAAGCTGGATGAGGTTGTAGCGGCTTACCCCAAAGTGAGCGGCGGCAGCCCCTACCTGGCGAACGATGCAGCGGCGGCTTTACAGAAGGCCACAGCTTACCTGAAAGAGTTTGGCGACGAGTACGTAGCCATTGAGCACATGCTGCTGGGCCTGCTGGCTGGCCGCGATAAAGTGGCGGGCCTGATGAAGGATGTGGGCTTTAACGAGAAAGACCTCAAAAAAGCCATTAAAGAGCTGCGCGGAGGTGCCAAGGTAACCGACCAGAATGCAGAAGCCAAGTATAACTCGCTGAAGCGCTACGCTAAAAACCTGAACGAGCTGGCCCGCGCCGGTAAAATCGACCCGGTGATTGGCCGCGATGAGGAGATCCGCCGCGTGCTGCAGATCCTGAGCCGCCGCACCAAGAACAACCCGGTGTTGCTGGGTGAGCCCGGTGTGGGTAAAACCGCCATCGTGGAGGGCCTGGCCCAGCGGATGGTGTCTGGCGACGTGCCGGAAAACCTGAAGAACAAGACGCTGATGAGCCTCGACATGGGCCTGCTGGTAGCCGGTGCCAAGTATAAAGGAGAGTTTGAGGAGCGCCTGAAGGCTGTGATCAAAGAGGTGACAGATGCCGAGGGTGAGATCATCCTCTTCATCGACGAGATCCATACTTTGATCGGAGCCGGAGCCGGCGGTGAGAGCGCCATGGACGCTGCCAACCTGCTGAAGCCAGCACTGGCGCGCGGTGAGCTGCATGCCATCGGTGCGACGACGCTCAAAGAGTACCAGAAGTACATCGAGAAGGATAAAGCGCTGGAGCGTCGTTTCCAGGCGGTGATGGTGGACGAGCCGAGCGTGCCGGATGCCATTTCGATCCTGCGCGGTATCAAAGACAAGTACGAGCTGCACCACGGCGTGCGCATCAAGGACGATGCCATCATTGCCTCTGTGGAGCTGTCGAACCGCTACATCTCTGACCGCTTTTTGCCAGACAAGGCCATTGACCTGATGGATGAGGCGGCAGCCAAACTGCGCATCGAGATCGACTCGCTGCCAGTGGAGCTGGACGAATTGCAGCGCCGCATCATGCAGCTGGAGATTGAGCGGGAGGCTATCCGCCGTGAGAACGACAAGGATAAAGAGTCGGTTCTTTCGAAGGAGATTGCCGACCTGAGCGGCAAGCGCGATGACCTAAAGGCCAAATGGCAGAACGAAAAACAGATCATCGAGGGCATCCAGAAAGAGAAAGAGAACATCGAGAACTATAAGCTGGAGGCCGAGCAGGCAGAGCGCAGCGGCGACTATGGCCGTGTGGCGGAGCTGCGCTACGGCAAAATCCAGGAGGCCGAGGCCAAGCTGAAGCAGCTGCAGGAGCAGGTGCGCGAGATGCAGGGCGAGAACCCGATGCTGAAAGAGGAGGTAAACGCGGAGGATATTGCCGAGGTGGTGGCCAAATGGACAGGCATCCCGGTTAGCAAAATGCTGCAAAGCGACCGCGAAAAGCTGTTGCACCTGGAGCAGGAGCTGGGCAAGCGCGTAGCGGGCCAGGAGGAGGCGATCGAGGCCATTTCCGATGCCGTGCGCCGCAGCCGTGCCGGTATGCAGGACCCGAAACGCCCAATCGGCTCGTTCATCTTCCTGGGTACCACGGGTGTGGGTAAAACCGAGCTGGCCAAGGCGCTGGCCGATTACCTGTTCAACGACGACAACGCCATGGTGCGCATCGACATGAGTGAGTACCAGGAGCGCCACGCGGTAAGTAGGCTGATCGGAGCGCCTCCGGGATACGTGGGCTACGATGAAGGTGGCCAGCTGACGGAGGCAATCCGGCGCAAGCCGTACTCTGTGGTGCTGCTCGATGAGATTGAGAAAGCGCACCCGGACGTGTTCAACATCCTGCTGCAGGTGCTCGACGACGGCCGTTTGACCGATAGCAAAGGCCGCGTGGTGAACTTCAAGAACACCATCATCATCATGACCTCGAACATCGGTTCGCACATCATCCAATCTAATTTTGAGAAGATGACGCCACTGAACCACGACGAGGTGATTGAGCAGACGAAAGAGGAAGTGTTTGATCTGCTGAAGAAGTCGGTGAGGCCGGAGTTCCTGAACCGTATCGACGAGCTGGTGATGTTCCGTCCGCTGAGCCGCGGCGATATCCGCAAGATCGTCAACATTCAGTTCCGCCACATCCAGCAGCGCCTGGAAGAAGCCGGCATACAACTGGTGGCCACCGACGAGGTGCTGGACTACCTGGGCGAGCAGGGCTTCGACCCGCAGTTTGGTGCCCGTCCGCTGAAGCGCGTTATTCAGCGCCAGGTGCTCAACGAGCTGTCTAAGGAGATATTGTCCGGCAAGATCAACAAAGATTCTGTGGTCGAGGCGGTACTAGACGGCGGCAAGATTCGTTTTAATAACATCGACGTCGAAATTCCGACAGAGCGATAA
- a CDS encoding alpha/beta hydrolase translates to MQKIRYTLLLLLTLTVLTAQAKVDTLAIQSPSMQKTLKAGVVTPKSYGKKKNGPYPVLYLLHGYSGNFSNWLKVTKPQDLLQTMADKYDLIIVTPEGSYSSWYFDSPVDKASQYETYITKELVQEVDATYKTIPAKGGRFISGLSMGGHGALYLAARHPELYLAAGSMSGSVNIAGIERQNLKPSLEAVLGPKEDNTERFRQNSVVHMVPQLKASGVQFIIDCGVDDFLIEDNRELHRRMVYEQVPHDYIERPGAHSWAYWSNALEYHLLFFQKAQAAAATALSSQAQ, encoded by the coding sequence ATGCAAAAAATACGCTACACCCTTCTACTCCTCCTCACTTTAACTGTACTTACGGCACAGGCGAAAGTCGATACACTGGCGATCCAGAGCCCTTCGATGCAGAAAACGCTGAAAGCAGGCGTGGTGACCCCTAAAAGCTACGGCAAGAAGAAGAACGGCCCTTACCCGGTGCTGTACCTGCTGCACGGGTACAGCGGCAACTTCAGCAACTGGCTAAAAGTAACCAAGCCGCAAGACCTGCTGCAAACAATGGCAGATAAGTATGACCTGATTATTGTAACGCCGGAGGGCAGCTACAGCAGCTGGTATTTTGACAGCCCCGTTGACAAGGCGAGCCAGTACGAAACCTACATTACCAAAGAGCTGGTGCAGGAGGTGGACGCCACCTATAAAACCATCCCGGCAAAAGGAGGGCGCTTTATCTCCGGCCTGAGCATGGGCGGGCACGGGGCGCTTTACCTGGCCGCCCGCCACCCCGAGCTGTACCTGGCCGCCGGTAGCATGAGCGGCTCGGTAAACATTGCCGGTATAGAGCGCCAGAACCTGAAGCCCAGCCTGGAGGCGGTACTCGGCCCCAAGGAAGACAACACAGAGCGCTTCCGCCAAAACTCTGTCGTGCACATGGTGCCACAGCTAAAGGCCAGCGGCGTGCAGTTTATTATTGATTGCGGCGTGGATGACTTTCTGATCGAGGACAACCGCGAGCTGCACCGGCGCATGGTGTATGAGCAAGTCCCGCATGACTACATCGAACGCCCCGGCGCTCACTCCTGGGCCTACTGGAGTAATGCACTGGAGTACCACCTGCTGTTCTTCCAGAAAGCGCAGGCCGCCGCGGCTACGGCTCTTTCAAGCCAGGCCCAGTAA
- a CDS encoding STAS/SEC14 domain-containing protein, which yields MLEVLKETEGDMLAVRVSGELTNEDFDLYRELIRDRMKRYGSARLYYEMVSLSWVKPGAALENGLFDVVHGREYGRVAMVGEKVWQEWAAKLISPFKKKGVQYYDLHEREQAMRWVQEGE from the coding sequence ATGCTGGAAGTACTGAAAGAAACAGAGGGAGACATGCTGGCCGTTCGGGTGAGCGGCGAACTGACCAACGAGGATTTTGACCTTTACCGCGAACTGATCCGTGACAGGATGAAGCGGTACGGAAGCGCGCGCTTATACTATGAAATGGTGAGCCTAAGCTGGGTAAAGCCTGGCGCAGCGCTGGAAAACGGCTTGTTCGACGTGGTGCACGGGCGGGAGTACGGCCGCGTGGCCATGGTTGGCGAGAAGGTATGGCAGGAGTGGGCGGCTAAGCTCATCAGCCCGTTCAAAAAGAAGGGCGTGCAGTACTATGACCTGCACGAACGGGAGCAGGCCATGCGGTGGGTGCAGGAGGGGGAGTAG
- a CDS encoding lactonase family protein, with amino-acid sequence MQKPFNQIQRNLVHRAALGLTALALAFSGCTAANDQQAAAAVTEPETMKTAMVYVGTYAEPDAESIFLYSLNPETGELTRVRGMKGGENPSYLALSPDKRHLYAVNETTEYEGEKSGAVSAFAVGEQGDSLHLLSKAASKGGAPCYVSLQGNTVLVANYVGGNVTAYPVQENGQLGEGNTVQHQGTGPNAKRQDAPHAHFIAPSPDGKYSFAVDLGADKVFAYKLQEGRLVPHAPAVAYAAAPGSGPRHLAFHPNGKYAYLIHELNSTVTALAYNAAHGTFTELQTLGTLPPDFEGESYPAAVKVSPDGKFLYGSNRGHNSMVVYAIDEAAGKLTLVQHVSTGGDWPRDFSIDPSGRVLLVANQRSDNITSFKIDTATGKLTATGHEAQVQKPVNLVFR; translated from the coding sequence ATGCAGAAACCCTTTAACCAAATCCAAAGAAACCTTGTACACAGAGCAGCGCTGGGCCTGACTGCCCTTGCCCTGGCCTTTAGCGGTTGTACAGCAGCCAATGACCAGCAGGCAGCAGCAGCGGTAACTGAACCTGAAACGATGAAAACAGCTATGGTCTATGTTGGCACTTACGCCGAACCCGATGCCGAGAGTATCTTTCTGTACAGCCTTAACCCGGAGACGGGCGAACTGACGCGTGTGCGCGGCATGAAAGGCGGCGAGAACCCGTCGTACCTGGCGCTCAGCCCCGACAAGCGGCACTTGTACGCGGTAAACGAAACCACGGAGTATGAGGGGGAGAAGAGCGGAGCCGTGAGCGCCTTTGCAGTGGGAGAGCAAGGCGACAGCCTACACCTGCTAAGCAAAGCCGCTTCGAAGGGAGGCGCACCGTGCTATGTGTCCCTGCAGGGGAACACGGTGCTGGTCGCCAACTACGTGGGCGGTAATGTAACGGCCTACCCGGTGCAGGAGAACGGACAGCTAGGGGAGGGGAACACTGTGCAGCACCAGGGTACCGGCCCTAACGCCAAGCGGCAGGATGCGCCACATGCCCACTTTATTGCACCGAGCCCGGACGGGAAGTACAGCTTTGCCGTGGACTTAGGGGCGGATAAAGTGTTTGCGTATAAGCTGCAGGAGGGCCGACTGGTGCCGCATGCGCCTGCCGTAGCCTATGCCGCGGCACCCGGTTCCGGACCGCGCCACCTGGCGTTCCACCCGAACGGCAAGTACGCTTACTTAATTCACGAGCTGAACTCGACCGTAACCGCACTGGCGTACAATGCTGCGCATGGCACCTTTACTGAGCTGCAAACGCTGGGTACGCTTCCTCCGGACTTTGAGGGCGAAAGCTACCCGGCCGCTGTCAAAGTATCCCCGGACGGAAAGTTCCTGTACGGCTCCAACCGCGGGCACAACAGCATGGTGGTGTATGCCATCGACGAAGCAGCGGGAAAACTGACGCTGGTGCAGCATGTGAGTACCGGTGGCGACTGGCCCCGTGATTTCTCAATCGACCCCTCCGGCCGGGTATTGTTGGTGGCAAACCAGCGCTCCGATAACATCACCTCCTTTAAAATAGACACGGCCACCGGTAAGCTAACGGCCACCGGCCACGAAGCGCAGGTGCAAAAGCCGGTGAACCTGGTGTTTCGGTAA
- a CDS encoding HupE/UreJ family protein, whose translation MSSVFSTYIELGFHHIFDFKAYDHMLFLLALSAIYTLQDWRKVIALVTSFTIGHSITLALATFKIIQFDTALIEFLIPVTILLTCVTNFFKLKGAAAKQPTIFSLHNLMAVFFGLIHGMGFSNFLRQMLGRNGNIWQQLLAFNIGIELGQLLIVGIILVLGFLAMHLFRAKKRDWIMVLSSAAAGISLILMMETSIF comes from the coding sequence GTGTCATCTGTTTTTTCTACCTACATCGAGCTGGGGTTTCACCACATCTTCGACTTCAAGGCGTACGACCACATGCTTTTCCTGCTGGCCCTGAGCGCAATTTACACCCTGCAGGACTGGCGCAAGGTGATTGCCCTGGTCACCAGCTTCACCATCGGGCACAGCATTACCCTGGCGTTGGCGACCTTCAAGATCATCCAGTTCGACACGGCACTTATCGAGTTCCTGATACCGGTAACCATCCTTCTCACCTGCGTTACCAATTTCTTTAAGCTGAAGGGCGCCGCCGCCAAACAGCCTACCATCTTTTCGCTGCACAACCTGATGGCGGTCTTTTTCGGGCTGATCCACGGGATGGGTTTCTCAAACTTCCTGCGGCAGATGCTCGGGCGCAACGGCAACATCTGGCAGCAGCTGCTGGCCTTTAACATCGGCATTGAGCTGGGCCAGCTCCTGATCGTAGGCATCATTCTTGTACTAGGCTTCCTGGCTATGCACCTTTTCAGGGCAAAAAAACGCGACTGGATCATGGTTTTGTCCAGTGCGGCAGCTGGCATCTCCTTGATTTTGATGATGGAAACCAGTATATTTTAG